The Arachis ipaensis cultivar K30076 chromosome B10, Araip1.1, whole genome shotgun sequence DNA window TCTGGCTGGGATCCATGAGAACATTTTGGCACCGCGGTGTTTATCGCTAGAGGTGTCGTCATCGTCAAAATAGTGGAATACTGAGCAGACGGAGGTGGTGGAGAAGTCTACTGTGGTGAAACAGCCGAACTAGTTGCGAGGGTGCGTAGTAAAAGGAGCCACATAGTTGGGGTTAGAGACTATGATGAATGACTGATCATGTGCACCCATTGCCTGTGATGTCTCAGGAGTAGTCAGAGTAGAGGGTGATGATCGAGAAGTCCCAGGAGTACCAGTAGACATCCTTCCTCTACCACGACCACGAGGCCGATTCGTGACACCTTTGCCTGTCGTTATGTCTGCAAAGAGCATAcgaattaaattcaaatttgcatccattaaatttcattaaaatttttcaaaacataattctttactTAGAACTAATCAAATTAAAATCTTATAAAATTCAAATTTGCAACAATTCGAATTTAGGGCAacattaccgtcagatttatcaACATAAAAATCTGCTGGTAAAGCTTCACGGTGCTTCAAAATGCAGTGTTTCACTAATCCAGGGTACCATCCAATTTATCCTCCTATAAATCTGATGGTAATCCTCACGCCAATTATTTTTTTCTCTCCAAATATTACCGGAAAATTTACTGTCGGATGTTATAATTCGACGGTAATTTTTTTACTTGACAAATTTATGTCCAAATCCGCAGATAAACCCGACGCTAATGTCTGACAATAAATCTAACGGTAAATCTGCCGGTactcagcatttttcttgtagtggttcccactatttttcctaatttttattcaaatatttctcttttaatttggtaaaatttttgtTTAAATATTTTCCCTAATTTGTTTGGTGCAGTAGAAAATTACAAAGCCAGAGTTTTGGGAAAATCCTTTTCCAAGTAAAATCTAACTGatcttttcttttgttatcaTCTTTCAATTCCTGTGATTATCATTTTTGCTTATATTTTATAACTATAATTTCTTCTTGAATtgtattctatttttttcttatattttttcatCTTTTCTGATTTTTGTTTCTGAGTTATATGGATTATATTTTGCCTTCATTTGTTATTGTTAGGTTGTTGAAAAGAGCCCTGTTATTTCTTGATTAATTGTTGAATTTTCCTTTGTTGTGCTTTTGCTGTGTGTGATTGAGGCCTTATTGTGTTGTGGTATATCTTACTCCCTTTCGAGTTATGGTGACTCTTTGTAATcatcaaatataattttaatagATCCTTTGAATGATTGATGCACAGGCCGGCTGACCCGATGGACGTCGATGAGTTCCTTTTCAAGACGACCAGGGGAGATGACGTCTGGTGGCCAGACCAGCACCGTTACTGGTACGACCTGTTCAGGGGCCCTACCAGGCACAGCACTTGATTACAANNNNNNNNNNNNNNNNNNNCCTCACCGATCCCAGAGCAGCAGCCCCACCAGCTGATATCCTCCCCACAGCCCCTGGTCATAGAGATGAGATACAGTTACCATGGGATGTCCCAAATCGAAGGCGACAGGCGAGGAGGCGACCTCGCGATGATGTCTGGAGACCAGCACGTCAGGCACGTGGTCAGCGCACTCGTAAGGACGGTGACAGAGACTAACAGTTGTCAGAAGAGGAGCCTGAGTACGCATGACAGAAGGATATAACCGAGGTTGGCATTCCCGATGCATATACAGGGCAGCTGTCCGATACATTTTTCGCTGACCATGAAGCTGACATGGCTACGAGGCTTATGCCGGGTATCTCCATCCCAGTCACCACCCGACTAATGACACCGCTTGGGAGCAGCCCCTGTTCGACATTGGATCCGATGTTGAGATAAACATGGATGATATGTTCTAGATCATCGGGGCGACCAATGATACGATGGATGACTTGGCCAATCATTATCACCTCCAGAGAGACGATACCGACATACCTGGGATATCGAGCGGTGTATCCACCCAGTATGGGACAGCTCTTCCAGGGTGCTACCAGACTCCTCCTCCACCACAGCACCAGTGTGGCTTTGCTCCGTCACTCTACTATCAGACTCCATCCCTGCCACCACCGCCACCACTATCCGATTCTGTCTGGCCACCACCTCCTATGCCTCCTCCCATGATTGTAGCAATTCTTCCACCACCCACTTGCTGCCGTCGGACGGCGTTAGTTACTATTATTGCTATGTATTTTGTTTATTGTTTATGTCTATAGACCTCCATCACATGTATGACTCTACTTGTTTATCCATGTTGATATATGCTTTTTTACGAAAATATTGTAACGTCATATATAAAACATTCTCCTATATTCTCGCATGTATCTCAGATTCACTGGCCCAAATCAGAGTACACGCATATCTCAGGTGCATCCAAGATAAGACTCGTACACCGCGTATCATAGAACGGGGTCAGTGCACCCGAAATGTGGCCATTTTTGAGAATGCCCCTCTGTATCTGAGATATGACTAACAATGCATTTTGGTAAATTCCTCCACGTTTATTTAAATcggtaaatattatatttatttaatttaaataaaaaatccaacgAAGTaatcattttttttagtttttattttgtttattataGATGTATTTGAAAAACTGTATGCATTATGGAAAAAAGAATAAATAGACGTCAAAAGAAAAcccacaaaaatacaaaaaataaaattattatagattcaaattataaaaaatttcatcaAATTATACTTATCATAAAAAATTCTATCAAATTATAAATTACAAACTCAATAATTATTCTAGATTAAAACTTAAATTAAAGATACTAGATCAAAATGCCACAATTAACAATTTTTGTACTATTTGatagaaaagcaaaaaaaattattggacaaaactatcttaaatttaattacacTCCAAGACAGCAATGATATTGAAGCACCATcccaattaaaaaatttatacttTACACTTATATTTGAAGTCAAAGTAAATGATTTTAACTATACTCTTAACAATATACTATTGCCAAGACATTTATTCCAACAAAAAATACTGAAACTTAACCCTTattacaacaaataaaacaggtaatacaacaaaaaatttatttattcaaaacataatttttatTGTTCATTTATATTCTTCATTGATTATAGAAAACGACTTCACCAACATGAATATTATCAAACCTAGATGACATATAAATTaagagattaaggagaaagaaaagtaAACGAATCTAAGACACATCTTCACATGAAGAAAATATATACATAGATGGAATAAAAAAAGACAATAGATCAGAAAATGTATACAAGTCAACGGATTAAAAATATCATGTCTCCACAAAAATATATGAcaggaagaaaaaagaaataattcCAACAAAAACCGAAAATAAAAAAGGAGGACAAACACTATATAAAAAGACTAAGTCAATTAATTATAACAAATACGAACATAAAAACAACAAATGAAGATGTAGCTTTGTACAACTTTAACATTAAAAACTTTTgtattacaaaatattttaaataataaacacatcaaatttaatattagtttgtatatattttaattaatttttaaataatataatacttattaaaatataatatatactaTAATTAATTTATCACTCTGGGCATCGCGCGAGTCTCACTCTAATTAATAGTGTTTCCTGAACCTTTAACAATAGTGAACTCTTGAACTCAGTTTGGCCATGTTTCAAGCATGAATATGCCCACATTAATAGTGTAGGAAGTAGGAACACTTCGGGATCTTGTGTAACCTCCCTCCGTTTTTTATCCATTATCTTTCATTTATGTTCAGATACATTAGTTTTTGAATATATCGCTTTTTCTAAGTAGGAACGTTATCCAGAATCTGCAGCAGTTCCTTCAAATAAATTGGACAAATTACTTTCACTGACAATTATTTAGAAATCATGAAATGATCAACTACCCACATAATTTTAATAATCATCATTTAGGATGTGGTATTCAGAAGAGAAAATAGCCACAGCCTGTTATTTTAAGGATTTAACTAGTTGCAAATTGCCAAAGCCAAATATAAAATACATCAAGTAGAAGAAAGAGTTCAATTCATATGCTTCAAACAAGAGCAGCAGAGATTAGAGGGATAAGTGCTTTCTTAATTCTCTCTACAGCTGCCTGTAAGGTAGTAAGGGATGCAGCATAAGAGATGCGGATGCAAGTGTCATCTCCGAATGCACTTCCCGGCACCAGAGCAACCTGCAAATGAAAACAccacaaaacaaataaaattattatttgcgAAATGTGATGCATTAAACCTTTCAAAGCATCATGTCCATCAGCTATCTTAACTTTATATACATATAAGATGTTTCagaaaaatagtaaaacaaaATATTACTGCTGATACCTGGCCCTTGTCTAGAAGGTATCGACAGAGGGACTCAGAATTCTCAATTTTACCGAAACCATCAACTTCTCTTCCGTAGTAGGAGCTGAAATCAAGGAATAGATAAAATGCTCCCTGAAAGTGGACAGCATGGTATATTTACAAAGTAGAATAGCAGAGAACAGAAGGAGGAGAAACATCATATAGTTGAGTTTGTGAACCTGAGGTTCTGATATTTTCACACCATCCATCTCTCTAAAACTTCTAACCAAGAAATCTCTTCGTTCCCTGAATGCTTTCACCATGGTAGAAACAGCCTCCCCACCAGCATAGCCTAGCCCTAAGGCAGCAACTGCAGCTTTCTGGGATATACTACTTGCCCCTGAAGTGAACTGAATAAGATAATATGTGTCAGGCATCATATTGGGCGCATGTGGCCACGTGCATGCAAGCACACATATAGCATAAATCGTCCAACTCCAACTTAATccaaatgaaaaatagaaattttCTTCTCTCCATTGCCGAATCTTGCAAGACCCTAAGCATATAAAGATGTCTTGGAGCAACAGGAAACAAAGAGAAATACAAAGTAGAGCTATATTGTTGACAAAAATGGCCAACCGAAAACAATTACAACATACCTGACTTTGAAGCTTTCCGCATGCTGCAATAAAATGTTTCGGGCCAGCAATATATCCAAGTCGCCAACCAGTCATTGCAAATGCCTACAAGAACACAGTTCAAAAACATCGCAAGTTCATAACCAAGTTACCTGACCAAAGGCTTTATGCATCATGCCATAATTGACAACTATACTAACAAATAACAAATATGAATTGAGtagtcaacaaaaaaaaaaaagagatcaaCAACACCAAAAATAATGAAATACCCAAAAAGATATATTAATTTGAATTAAGGTAAGAGAACATATCCTAACAGATTAACCTTGGAAAAACCGTTCACAGTAAGAGTCCTGTCCCACATGCCAGGTAAAGATGCAAAGCTCGTATGAGTTGCTGGTGCATAAATTATGTGTTCATAAATTTCATCAGAGATGACCTGTATAAAACAGCCATAAAGATCTTCAAAGGAACTATCATTTAGAAAAAAACATTGACACACGTGATCTAGTCATGGAAGTATAAAGCTACCAGAAGCCTGGGGTGCTTTGCTACAATTTGGGCTATCTCTTCAAGTAATTTCTTTGGATAGACTGACCCTGTTGGGTTAGATGGCGAGCAAAGAATAAGTACTCTTGATTTTTCAGTGATTTTGGATTCAAGGAGTTTGGGATCCAAAAGAAAATTATCAGATATGCTGGTTGGAAGAATCACAGGTGTTGCATCAGCCAATCTTGCCATTTCTGGGTAACTCACCCAAAATGGGGCCGGAATAATGACCTGAAGAATTTACAAGACATGGTAATGTAAACCGCAGAGTTTGCAAAGGGAAGAATGACATAAGATACATCTTTCATAGTTGTAAACATAACACAGAATGGAGCAATCTTTCATTGGCATATAAAGCTTGCTTGACCCAAAATATATGATAATCAAATTTCATGAGTACAGCAGAAAAACAATACATGGAGCAAGGGGTTCAGAAATGAATGCTGAGTTACAAAATACAAAGTCAGTTGATCAAAACAAAGGCTTGTCACTAAGTTCAAACAGATCATGGAATCCTACTACAAGTCTGTAAACACATACAAGAATACAGCATCAAAAGGAGAACAAAGCTAAAGCTTGTATATTGTTGAAGTCAATTTTTTCCCCTAACCCTGTATTTCAGCACAAATTTAAAGCACACTCACCATTTTTCTTTAACTAGCCTAATGTCTTCGCAAGTAAGGTAAAGAGCCATTACATACCTCATCGCCCGGTGAACAAACTGCAAGTACTGCCTGAGCAATACTCTGCTTTGCTCCATTGCTTACCACAATCTGATCAGGAGTATATGTAATTCCATTCTCCTCTGCAAtaaaaattcaggaaaattgtCAAAAGCCACATAAGCCCCCATCTCAAAAAATCAGTAAAAAACAATTAACCAGAGTAAACCAAACACAAACACTTGAAGTGCATGAATTAGCTAACCCTTCAACTTATGACAAATCGCGCTGCGCAATTCAAATGTTCCGGCATTAGGGGTGTACCTTGTGTATCCTTCGCGAATAGCATTAATCCCAGCCTACCATACTCACCACACATTAATCAAACATTCACATGATCATTACTTCATGATCATAATTTCATTATCATACACCTAAATCAAAAAGCAGAAAGATGCAGCAATAAAGTACAATTCACACAAAAATAAAATGAGAATTCACCTCAGCTATGACGGCAGGTGTATCGAAATCAGGTTCTCCGGCGGCCAAGCGAATAACCGGCACTCCGGCTTCGACAAGAGCAGTGGCCTGGTCACTTATGGCAACAGTCTTGGAAGGCTTAACAGCATTAACCCTCGGACTCAAAGAAATATCAACACCAAAAGATTCTGAATCTTCAAAGCTACTACTCTTCGCTTTCACAACCGCCACAAGAGCTCTTCTTCTATTCAGCTCAACACGTTTTCCCTTATGCACCGTTCTACAGAAAACACATAATATTCAAAAAAACAGTTGCAGAGGCGGATATTAGAAACAAATGAAAATGGAGCATAAAGAAGAAGAACTCACATGAAAGGAAGAGATCTACGAGTAGGTGGAGGAATCACGGAATGGAAAGAGGGGCATTGATCTCCGAATTGGGTTCTGGAGATGGTAGCGCTGTTTAGAGTATTCGCCATTGTGAATTCGATTGAAGGTGTTATGATAATACGAGAAAGAAAGgtgaaaaaaaatgcaattgaagtAACTGAAATGAAAAGGAGAAGAAATGAGAAAATTAAAGGTAAGATTCAAAGAAGAGGGAAGAGGGGGTTGGTGGGAGAAGAGTTAGTTGGTGGGTGGAAccaaaaagaactaaactaactTTATTAATAGATTAATAGTCGTTCAAGTCAATAAGATTGAACTCAATTTTTACACGGATGTAGTTTTTGTTTTTTCGTTAATGTTTTGGGAGTGAAATGTAAAGTGAAGTGAAGATAATTAGTTGGGACTTGGGAAGGGGATATTTAAAAGGGTATTTTGGGCTTAATTATTAAGAGATAGAAACATTATTACTCATAATTTTTTATCATGTCACGTCTTCCAACGTTCAATATATAACAATCATGGACCTAAATAATTTTAAGGTTCCTTATCCTTTTAATGATTTGGGCTCGCCAGGATCGATATGCATGTTTTGCTTcagaaaataatttctgaaataacAATCATTATTCATTGGAAGTTCATCGTGCACCTTTATATTAGGCTAAACAAGTATAATatataatctctgaaaatattATCCTCAATTAAGTGATGACTTAAGtagattaaaaagaaaaatgataaacTGAGATCAGTGAGATGGTCAATAAGGGAACTCGCatacggtttttttttttttttatttctcaatatgcgtaatttctaaaatatttatcaatttaaattttgaaatatattTTGATGTAAGGTtacaagataaataaaacatacatGTATTTCTAATGTACTGTATTTAAGATATGAAAGAAAATTTAATACGTTAATTTCGGGTGCACTCAAAATGCTCATTTAAAAAATTGATGTGCATCTAATCTAAGGGGTATGTCTAAAATAAGCTCAACacttatatatttattaaatgtgtcacatttatatagaccattagattttattagattaaaatcaaagactaatataaaagaagaacaTTGATAGAttctaataaatacagaatatcatagtaaataaatgttttaaatgacaatactttaatatacaatactttaaatgacaatagaatcttttattcttttatttatgtactatgatattctgtatttattagagtctatcaatactcttcttttatattagcctttgattttaatctaataaaatctaatgaCCTATATAAATGTGACATATTCAATAAGCACATAAGTGTTGAGCTCATTTTAAACACGTATTCTAATCTAAGATATGTGTTAAGTTATTTAGGAATTTTTAcatcataaatataaaaaaaataacattaatttttaattttttaaaaaattgaagacAAATAAATCTTTCNNNNNNNNNNNNNaaaaaattctttattttttaaataaaaaaacacatTAATCACTAATACCAATTTTTATATGTAATTCGCTTAATTTCATGACAAACTGCATGTTACTGTCTTCAGTTCGCCTAGTGATTTGGTGACTTAGAACCAAGTAATACAGTTCGCCTAGTAATGTAACAACGGAGTGAACTTCGTCCAATTATAAAAGATGTTCTTTCTCCTCTGTCATTATCaccttttttctaaaaattcactCTCTATTTCTCTCTCAATTCCCtctttccttctctctcaactacCCCCttcattatttatcttttactagGTTAGTTTTCCTCTTTTTGAACTAACTTAGGTTGGCCGAATTGTCCACTCACTTgtccgcttaaacaagtgttagAAATGACCCTTAAATAAAACTCAGATCCGCGACGTATTAGTTCTTGACCTGTCGGGCCAAGAAATACCGTGAGCAACCAAAAAAAAGTTTTCTTCTCtttgttcttgtttttatttattttttatattatattatttaaatatttaatttagataATGTTAAT harbors:
- the LOC107623376 gene encoding bifunctional aspartate aminotransferase and glutamate/aspartate-prephenate aminotransferase — its product is MANTLNSATISRTQFGDQCPSFHSVIPPPTRRSLPFITVHKGKRVELNRRRALVAVVKAKSSSFEDSESFGVDISLSPRVNAVKPSKTVAISDQATALVEAGVPVIRLAAGEPDFDTPAVIAEAGINAIREGYTRYTPNAGTFELRSAICHKLKEENGITYTPDQIVVSNGAKQSIAQAVLAVCSPGDEVIIPAPFWVSYPEMARLADATPVILPTSISDNFLLDPKLLESKITEKSRVLILCSPSNPTGSVYPKKLLEEIAQIVAKHPRLLVISDEIYEHIIYAPATHTSFASLPGMWDRTLTVNGFSKAFAMTGWRLGYIAGPKHFIAACGKLQSQFTSGASSISQKAAVAALGLGYAGGEAVSTMVKAFRERRDFLVRSFREMDGVKISEPQGAFYLFLDFSSYYGREVDGFGKIENSESLCRYLLDKGQVALVPGSAFGDDTCIRISYAASLTTLQAAVERIKKALIPLISAALV